In Pseudomonas leptonychotis, the genomic stretch ATCTTTGAGGCGTCAAAGGTAAACAGAAAATCAAAGCCGGCGCTGAAACCACCGCTGGTAAAGGCATAGCCCACCAGTACCAGCAACATCACCGCGAGGCCCGGCATCATCCAGCGCACCGCATTCTCGATGCCCTTCTGCACACCTTTGGCGACGATCCACAGGGTCAGTAGCGCCACCAGCACACTCCAGCCGCCGAGCTGCCAGGGGTTGGCGTTATGCGCTTCAAACACCCCGCCGAGAGCCTCGACACTGGTCGCGGCCAGAGAGCCGTCGAGCATTTTCACCGTATAGGCAAACGCCCAGCCGGCCACCACCACGTAGAAACACAGGATCATAAAACCGGCGAGCATGGCCATGCCGCCCACAGCCTTCCATAGTTGGCTGCCACCACTCTCTTTGACCACCCGGCTGATCGCATCAATCGGGCTGCCGCGACCGCGTCGGCCAATGGCGATCTCGGTCATCATCACCGGAATGCCAATGGCCAGGATGCAGGCCAGGTACATCAATACAAACGCACCACCGCCGTATTCGCCGGTGATGTAAGGAAATTTCCAGATATTGCCAAGGCCCACAGCGGAGCCAGTTGCAGCAAGGATAAAGCCCCAGCGTGAGAGCCAGAGGTTCTTGGGTTTTTCACGGGTCATGCGTCACCTGTTTGTTTTTATCTGTGACGAAATAGAACCCGCAGCGCTTATGGCGCGGCGGAGTGGGCAAGGCGGATCCACCTTAAACAGCGTCGGGTTGCACCTCCGGAGCGGCTTGCGCAAACGCTTGGAGGGTTTCACAGCGCGCCGTCATGGCGAGGATGCGAGGGTACGCATCAAGGTCACAGTTAAAACGGCGCGCATTATACAGCTGCGGAACCAGGCAGGCTTCCAAATATCCCGGTTGCTCACCGAGCGACAAACCACCTTCGAACGGCGCCAAACCGGCTTCGACCGCCGCCAGGCCGCTGTGCAACCAGTGCTGGTACCAGGCGTCTTTCGCAGCTTCACTCACGCCCAGTTCGCCGGTGAGGTACTGCAGCACCCGCAGGTTATTCAGTGGGTGCAGGTCACAGGCGATGTGCAACGCCAATGCCCGCACCTGCGCGCGCCGCAAAGGATCGCGCGGCAGCAGCGGCGTTTCGGGAAACACCTCGTCCAGGTATTCGAGAATCGCCAGCGATTGGGCAATTTTCACCCCGCCATGGCCTTCATCCACCAGCAGCGGCAGCAACTCTTGCGGATTCAGTGCCTTGTAAGCCGCGCTGTGCTGCTGGCCGCCATCTTTGACCAGATGCACCGGCACCTGCTCATAGGCGAGGCCTTTGAGGTTCAGCGCAATGCGCACGCGGTAGGCGGCGCTGGAGCGCCAATAGCCGTAGAGCGTCAACATGTCGGATTCCTTACGGCGCGTGGGAGTGGCTTTAGCCACGATTAACCTTGGAGACGTTGCGAGCGTCGCGGCTGAAGCCCCTCCCACGGCACCGGCTCATGTCAGTGGGTGTTGTATGGCTCTACAAGCTGATCGATCTTGCCGAACAGGCTGTGGCCGGCGGCGTCGAACATCTCGATGCGCACACGATCACCGAACTTAAGGAACGGGGTTTTCGCCTCGCCGCTCTCGATGATTTCCAACATGCGCTTCTCGGCCAGGCAACTGGAGCCGGCGCTGCGGTCGTAATTGGACACGGTGCCGGAACCGATGATGGTGCCGCTGCCCAGCGGGCGGGTCTTGGCCGCATGAGCCACCAGAGTCGGGAAATTGAAGGTCATATCCACGCCGGCATCCGGCTGGCCGAACAGCGCGTCGTTGATATGCGAGACCAGTGGCCGATGCACCTTGCCGTCGCGCCAGGTATCACCCAGCTCATCCGGGGTAATCGCCACCGGCGAGAAGCTCGACGACGGCTTGCTCTGATAAAAGCCAAAACCCTTGGCCAGCTCGCCAGGGATCAGGTTGCGCAGCGACACGTCGTTGACCAACATCAGCAGCTGGATATGCCCGGCCGCCTCGCTTGCGGTGGCGCCCATCGGCACATCGTCGGTAATCACCGCGATCTCCGCTTCCAGGTCGATACCCCAGGCTTCATCGGCCATTTGGATTGGGCTGTGCGGCGGGATAAAGCTTTCAGAGCCACCCTGGTACATCAGCGGGTCATGCCAGAAGCTTTCGGGAATCTCGGCGCCGCGTGCTTTGCGCACCAACTCCACGTGATTCACATAGGCGCTGCCATCGGCCCAGTGATAGGCGCGCGGCAATGGGCTGTGGCAAGCGGTCTGATCGAAGGCAAATGCGCCCTCCTCCAGGCCATCGTTCAGACGCTGATACACCGCCTCCAACTTGGGTTTGGCCTGCGCCCAGTTATCCAGCGCTGCCTGCAAGGTAGCGGCGACACCTGGCACTTTGACCGCCCGACTAAGGTCGCGGGAGACCACGACCAGCGCACCATCACGGCCGTGTTTGAGGGATGCGAGTTTCATCAGGATTCCTTGCCCGGCGCACGCCAGGAGTTCACGTATTCGGGGACATCGACGCTGGCAGCGGCATCGCCGACTTCCAGGGCGCGGCGCGTATCAATCATCACCGCCACTTCATCAATAAAGGTGGCGGGTGCTTCCTGGCTCTTTTTCAGTGCCTTGGGGTGCGGACCATGGGGGAAGCCGCACGGGTGCAGAGTGACCATGCCCTGCTCGATATTGTCGCGGCTGAAGAAGTTGCCACGGTGGTAGAACAGCACTTCGTCGTAGTCGTCGTTGTTGTGATAGAACGGTACCTTCAGCGCGCCGGGGTCGCTTTCCACTGGGCGCGGTGTGAAGGTGCAGATCACAAAACCGTTAGCCACGAAGGTGGTGTGCGCCGATGGCGGCAAGTGGTAACGGTGGCTCATCAACGGACGGATATCGCGCCAATTGAGCCGCACCACGGTGTTGTCACCGTGCCAGCCGACCACATCCAGCGGGTTGTACGGATAGGTCACAGTACTGATCTGGCCGCGCCGTTTGATGCGAATTTGCCAGGTTTTCTCGTCCTGCTGGGCCTTGAAGGCCTCATCGATACGCGGATGATCGAGCACCGCCGGATCGAAGATCGCCTGAGGGCCGACCAGCCCTTTGTCCGGCAGTTGATAGGCGCCATCGGTGCTTTCGATCAACAGCATAAAGGTCGGCTCATCGGACTCGATGCGCCAGGCCGTGCCGCGCGGAATCAACAGGTAATCGCCATCGCGGTAGGTCAAATGGCCGAAATCGCAGTAGAAATGCCCTGCCCCTTCATGGATAAACAACAGATCATCGCCATCGGCGTTACGCACCAAATGACGCATGGCGCCGTGGGTTTTCCACACGCGCAGCTTCACGTCGCTGTTATGCAGCGTCAGCGGCGCGGCCAGCGGGCAATCACGCTCGCTGGCAATGTCATTGAAGTTGAATGCATGCGGACGCAGCGGCCCTTCCCAGTCAATCCAACCGGTGGGCGGATGCTTGTGGTGCAGGTGCGCCGTAGGGCCGAAGAAGCCTTCGCGGCCCATCTCGCGTTCGTAGGTGCCTTCGGGAAAGTCGCAGTGCGCCTGCCGGGAGCACTCGCCTTCACGCAGGGGAAAACTGATCCAGTTACGGCTCATGGCCGGTGTCTCCTCGATACAACGCCGCTGTGGGCGAATAAAGCAAAACCGTAGGGTGGGTTAGCGGCGCTAAACGCGAAGGTGCGGATACTGCGATGCATCGGCGCCGCGTAACCCACTACTCACCTCATTGGCGCGCAACGGTGGATTACGGCGCGGCGCCATCACGCTATGCCTGCCGTAACAATAGACGCGCCTACCCCATCCTACGGTTTGCAGATCAATCCGCTTTGATCACACCGCGCTTGATCTGGTCTTCCTCGATGGACTCAAACAGCGCCTTGAAGTTGCCCTCACCAAAGCCTTGGTTGCCCTTGCGCTGAATGATCTCGAAGAAGATCGGCCCGATTACCGTGTTGGTAAAAATCTGCAGCAGGATGCCGTCATCACCCGGCGCGCCGTCGATCAGAATATTCAGGTCGCGCAGCACATCGGTGGGTTCGTCATGGCCAGCTACACGGGTGTCGACCTTGTCGTAATAGGTGCCGGGGGTGACCATGAAATCCACACCATTGGCGCGCAGTTGGCGCACGGTGGCATAGATATCTTCGCTGCTCAGGGCGATGTGCTGGATGCCTTCGCCTTGGTATTCGCGAATAAACTCCTCGATCTGCGACTTATCATCAGACGATTCGTTGATCGGGATGCGAATTTTGCCGCACGGCGCAGTCATGGCGCGCGACAGCAGCCCGGTGAGCTTGCCCTCGATATCGAAGTAGCGCACCTCGCGCAGATTAGCGATGCGCTCATAGAAGCCGGACCACACGTCCATCTGCCCGCGCTTAACGTTATGGGTCAGGTGATCGAGCTCTTTCAGGCCGACCGAGTTGTCGTTAGGCGTACGGCCTTCGATGTATTCAAAGTCGACGTCATAGATGCTCTTGTCGCCGTAACGATCCACCAAGTACAACAGCGAACCGCCGATGCCTTCAACGCAGGGAATGTTCAGCTCACCGAAGTTGGCGTGGCTGCCCACCAGTTTGGCGCCCTGAGACTCCACATAAGCGGCGGCTTGAGCAGCGTTCTGTACGCGGAAGGCCATGGCGCAGGCGCTTGGACCGTGCTTTAAACCGAATTCACGCACATGCCCAGTCGGGCTGCCATTGAGCACGAAATTGATGTCGTGCTGCTGGAACAACCAAACCTCTTTGGAGCGGTGCTTGGCGGTTTCGGTAAAACCCATGGCAGTGAACAGCTCGCGCAGCTGCTGAATGCCTTCCGGGGTCGGCGCGGTGTATTCGACAAATTCGAAGCCGTCGGTGCCAATAGGATTGTGCTGTTCGATCTTGTTCACGGCGTTCATTGCGCCTCCTCGTTGTTGTTTTGATCAACCCTGCGACAGCCCGTCGCACGGTGCGAATTGACCTCATAACAACCGAGCGCAGCCCCACTAACAAGCAGGCTCAGGGCTCCATGCCGCTGCTCAAACCACGGTGTTCGGCAAGTTTTTAATACAGGCAGAAAAACAGCGTGTTTGCTGATTACAAACGCCTGTATCGCGTAACGAAAGATTTACAAAGCGGTCGATTTAACTGCCAGGTGCAGGGCAGCAGCGCTTCTAACCTAGTTGAAACCCACAACAAATCGCGGGCATGGCCCGCTCCTACGATCAGGGTTTGTCCGTAGGAGCGGGCCATGCCCGCGAGAAAGTGTTGTTTTCGCCAGGAGCCATAGGGTGGATGACGCTTTTTTCATCCAC encodes the following:
- a CDS encoding fumarylacetoacetate hydrolase family protein, whose protein sequence is MKLASLKHGRDGALVVVSRDLSRAVKVPGVAATLQAALDNWAQAKPKLEAVYQRLNDGLEEGAFAFDQTACHSPLPRAYHWADGSAYVNHVELVRKARGAEIPESFWHDPLMYQGGSESFIPPHSPIQMADEAWGIDLEAEIAVITDDVPMGATASEAAGHIQLLMLVNDVSLRNLIPGELAKGFGFYQSKPSSSFSPVAITPDELGDTWRDGKVHRPLVSHINDALFGQPDAGVDMTFNFPTLVAHAAKTRPLGSGTIIGSGTVSNYDRSAGSSCLAEKRMLEIIESGEAKTPFLKFGDRVRIEMFDAAGHSLFGKIDQLVEPYNTH
- the hppD gene encoding 4-hydroxyphenylpyruvate dioxygenase, with protein sequence MNAVNKIEQHNPIGTDGFEFVEYTAPTPEGIQQLRELFTAMGFTETAKHRSKEVWLFQQHDINFVLNGSPTGHVREFGLKHGPSACAMAFRVQNAAQAAAYVESQGAKLVGSHANFGELNIPCVEGIGGSLLYLVDRYGDKSIYDVDFEYIEGRTPNDNSVGLKELDHLTHNVKRGQMDVWSGFYERIANLREVRYFDIEGKLTGLLSRAMTAPCGKIRIPINESSDDKSQIEEFIREYQGEGIQHIALSSEDIYATVRQLRANGVDFMVTPGTYYDKVDTRVAGHDEPTDVLRDLNILIDGAPGDDGILLQIFTNTVIGPIFFEIIQRKGNQGFGEGNFKALFESIEEDQIKRGVIKAD
- the maiA gene encoding maleylacetoacetate isomerase — protein: MLTLYGYWRSSAAYRVRIALNLKGLAYEQVPVHLVKDGGQQHSAAYKALNPQELLPLLVDEGHGGVKIAQSLAILEYLDEVFPETPLLPRDPLRRAQVRALALHIACDLHPLNNLRVLQYLTGELGVSEAAKDAWYQHWLHSGLAAVEAGLAPFEGGLSLGEQPGYLEACLVPQLYNARRFNCDLDAYPRILAMTARCETLQAFAQAAPEVQPDAV
- a CDS encoding homogentisate 1,2-dioxygenase, whose protein sequence is MSRNWISFPLREGECSRQAHCDFPEGTYEREMGREGFFGPTAHLHHKHPPTGWIDWEGPLRPHAFNFNDIASERDCPLAAPLTLHNSDVKLRVWKTHGAMRHLVRNADGDDLLFIHEGAGHFYCDFGHLTYRDGDYLLIPRGTAWRIESDEPTFMLLIESTDGAYQLPDKGLVGPQAIFDPAVLDHPRIDEAFKAQQDEKTWQIRIKRRGQISTVTYPYNPLDVVGWHGDNTVVRLNWRDIRPLMSHRYHLPPSAHTTFVANGFVICTFTPRPVESDPGALKVPFYHNNDDYDEVLFYHRGNFFSRDNIEQGMVTLHPCGFPHGPHPKALKKSQEAPATFIDEVAVMIDTRRALEVGDAAASVDVPEYVNSWRAPGKES